ACCCGTCCCGCCGCAGATCGAACGGGCGCGCCGCGTGCGCCGGGTCGGCGTTGTTCGCCGACGTCGCCTTGATCGCGTCGAAGCAGGCGACGGTGATCGGCGAGATCGGCGCGTCGGCGGCCCCCGCGATGACGACCTCGGCCCGCCCGTCGCGGATCAGTTCGGCACCGTGCCCGACGGCGTCCAGCCCGGAGGTGCATCCGGTGGAGATCAGCGCGACGGGGCCTTCCGCCCCGACGTCCCAGGCCACTTCGCGGGCGATGGCCGAGGGCACCTGGTAGTCCCGCAACCGCGGGGAGGCCAGCGCGTGGTCGACGAGCCAGGTCGAGCCGAACGAGGACACCCGCTGGTGGTCGCGGTCCAGGCCGATGGTGGAGCCGACGGCGCTGCCGATGCTCACGGCCACCTCCGCCGGGTCCGGCCGCGCGAGGTCCAGCCCGCTGTCCCGCACTGCGTCGCGGGCGCAGGCCACCGCGAACGAGGTCACCCGGTCCCACTCGGCGGCGTCGCGCGCGGTGAAGCCCTCCGCGCCTGCGTCGAAGTCGACCTCCGCGGCGACCCGGGAGCGGAACGGCGCGGGGTCGAACGCGGTGATGGTGCGGGTGGCCGTGCGGTCGGTGGTGAGCAGCTCCCAGAAACCCGCCGTCGCGTGGCCGCCGGGAGCCCGCACTCCCATGCCGGTGAGCACGACCCGCCGCTCGGCGCCGCTCATCTCTCCGATCCGTCCGCTCGCGGGCCGACGCGCATTCGCGGCGCAGGATGAAAACGATTCGGTCGCATTGCGGGACGTCGACTCCGGGGCAATTCACGCGTTCGCATGGCCACCTCTGGTGAATGAGACTTACTCACGCACTTCGGCCGGGCCGGAAACCCGGTGGAACGATTTCCCGGAAACAGCCGAGGAAGCGGATGAAGCGGCGCGCGCTTCGCGGGGGTTGAACGCCCCGAGCTGGATCCGGCCACGTCAACGGTGACGGGCGAGCCGTGTCCCGAGTTCCGCGCATCGCTCCCGGCGCATGGCGAACGCCAGAAATCGCCGCGACTGCGTTCCGGACGATCAACCGCGGCGAATCGGACTCCGGCGACACTGGATCAGAGGCTAGCTCCCGACCCCGCCGGAACAGCACGACCAACCGAGTGATTCACCGAACAATTACTTTTTCTCCCGGAAGAATCGGAGATTTTCGGCGGCCGCTCCGATTCCATATCACCGCGACCGGATCAGTCCCGCGCCACCAGCCGCCACAGCGACACCGTCTCCGCCGAACGGGCCTCGTGCAGCGGGTCGGTCGGATCCGCCGCCCTCGGGTGCCGCGGCGGTGCGTCGCTGCGGCCCGCGACGGCCAGCCCGGCCGCGTCGATCGCGCTCATGAGCTCGTCCTGCGAGCGCAGCTCCAGCAGCTCGGCGAGGTCGGAGAGCACCAGCCACCCCTGCCCGCCGGGCTCCAGGTGCGCGGCGAGCCCGTCGAGGAACCCCCGCAGCATCCGGCTGCCCGGGTCGTAGACGGCGCGCTGCAAGGCGGCCGACGGCTTCGCCGGAACCCACGGCGGATTGCACACCACCAGCCCGGCCCTGCCCTCCGGGTAGAGATCGGCCGCCGCGACCTCGACCCGATCCGCCAGCCCGAGCGCGTGCACGTTCTCCGACGCGCAGGCCAGCGCGCGGTCGTCCAGGTCCGTCGCCACCACTCGCGGCACCCCGCGCCGCGCCAGGATCGAGGCCAGCACGCCCGTGCCGGTGCCGACGTCGAACGCGGTCGCCGTCTCCGGCAGCGGTTCGGCGGCCAGCAGCTCCACGTAGTCCGCGCGCTGCGGCGCGAACACCCCGTAGTGCGGGTGGATCCGAGCCCCCAGCGCCGGGATCTCGATCCCGTTGCGCCGCCACTCGTGCGCCCCGATGATCCCGAGCAGTTCCCGCAGCGACAGCACGAACGGCTCGTCGGCCGGGCACCCCGCGGCCAGGCAGGCCTCCCGGATCTCCGGCGCGCGCCGCAGCGACAGCTCGCAACCGGCCTCGACGGGGATCAGCACCATGCCCAGCAGCCGCGCCCGCTGCGCCTGGCGCTGGCGGTGCCGGTGGAAGGTCTGGGCGACGGTGTCCATCGCGGGCAGCGGTTTGCGGTCCACCCGGCGCGCCATCGCGGTCAGCAGGTTGCGCGCGTTGTGGAAGTCGCCGCGCCACAGCAGGGCCGTACCCTCCGCCGCCTGGCTGTGCGCGTCGTCGGCCCGCACCCGGTCGTCGCCGACCAGCACGCGCCGCGGCGGGGCGGCACCGTTCTCCGAGCGCCAGATCGCGGAACGCGGCTCGCCTCGCTCGGTCCATTCCAGCGTCGGCAGAGGAGTAGTCAGCACCGCGTCTCTCTTTTCACCTGATGTCCGGACCCACCATCGTAACTGTGCTGCCCAGGGACAACGCCGCCAGTGCACCCCAGCCCGCCACCGCACCCGGTGATCTTGATCGAGGTCTCCGCCCGCTGCTGATCAGCGCGTGCCGCGCCCTCGGCCCGGCCGACTCCGGCGGGACCACTCGCTTGGGGGCATCGCGGCGACCGGCGTGCTGCGTACGGTGCGGGACGGGGGTGATCCGCGTCGTGCCCGGAGCTGAGGACTCACCGCAACGTTCTCGCCCCGCCCCCGGCCGCCCACGACCGGAACCACCGGTCGCGCACCCGCCGCACCGGACCGCGACCCATCCGGCTCCGTTCCCCGACGCCGCCACGAACATCCCGCGCCCGCCGATCGGCGAGCCGCCGGGACTCCCGCGCCGCCCGGGTCCGGCGCCGCGCGGCGAGGAGGTGTCGGTGCGTTCGGTGTTCGACGTGTCGTACCAGGAACTCCCGGCGCAGGCCCGAGAGCTGTACCGGCGCTTGGGCCTGCACCCTGGTCCGGAGTTGCACGTGACCGCCGCATCGGCCGCCGCCGGGTGGAACGGAACCGCGCTGCGCGAACCGCTGGACGCGCTGCTCGGCGCGAACCTGCTCCAGGAAGTCCGCGCCGACCGCTTCCGCTTCCACGACCTGATCCGCGCGCACGCCGCGGAGCGCGCAGCAGCCGAGTGCACCGCCGAGCAGCGCCGCGACGTGGTGGTGCGGATCGTCGAGCACTACCTCCGCCGCGCCCGCGCCGCCGCCGAGCTGTGCGCCCCGCGCCTGCCGGTCGCCGCCTACGACTTCACCCACCCCGCACCGGATTCCGCTGATTTCACCGGCCCCCGGGAGGCGCTGGACTGGCTGGAGACCGAACGCGCCAACCTGGTCGGCGGGGTGCGCGCCGCCGTCGGGCACCGCCTGCCCGCCACGGCGTGGCAGCTGGGGCACGCGCTGTGGCCGCTGTTCCGGTACGGCGGTCACCACGCGGACTGGCGCACCGTCGACGAGCTGTGCCTCACCGCGGCCCGCGAACTCGACGCCCCCGAACGCGAAGCGAGCACCGCGCGCAGGCTCGCGGCGCTGCACCACCGGCGGGGCGCGTGGGCGGAGTCGGCGCGGCTGCTGGAGCGCTGCGGCGAGCTGTGCGCCGCCACCGGGGACGCCTTCGGCAGCACCGACGCACACGACGCCCGAGCGGTTCTCGCGCTGGCGCAAGGCGATCCGGCCACGGCCCGCGCGTGCGCGCTGCGCGCCGAAGCGGGTTTCCGCGAGCTCGGCTTCCCGCGCGAGGCCGCGCTGGCGCTGCTGCTCGCCGGACAGGCGGAAGCGTCGGCCGGCGACGGACTCGATCACGTGCGCGTCGCCGAATCCCGGTTGCGGGAGTTCCGCGACGTGGACCCGTTCAACGCGGCGCGCGCCCGGATCGCGCTCGGCACCGCGCTGCTCGCCGCCGGTGCGCTCGCCGAAGCGTCCACCGCGCTCGACGACGGGGCGGCCGCGATGACCGAACTCGGATCCGCGACCGGGCAGGCGCTCGCGCACCGCGGACTCGCCGATCTCGCCGCCGCACGACGAGATCCGACGACCGAACGGCTGCACCTGACCGAGGCGGTACGGCTGTTCGACCACCACGGCGACGCGGCGGCGGGGCCGCTGCGGGACCGGCTCGGCGATCTCACCGGCCCGGCGTGACCCGCACCGGGTACGGCTCCCCCCTTGTCGACAGGTCTCGGACCGCGCGGCCCATCTCGGCTCGTGCCACGGCGCACGGTTCCCCGCCGGGGAAGCGACCGGGACGCGCGGGGCGTTGCACCGTGGCATGAGCCTGCACTTCTTCCTGATGGGGTCGGTCCGCGCTCGGCGCGACGCCGACGAGATCCCGCTGGGTCCGCGCCAGCAGCGCGCGGTCCTGGCGGCGCTGCTGCTCAACAACGGCCTCCGGCTGAGCAACGACCAGCTGATCGGCATGGTGTGGGACGACCCGCCGCCGAGCGCGGTGATGGCGGTGCGGACCTACGTCTACAAGCTCCGCAAGCTGCTGCCCGAACTGGAACTGGCGGGCAAGGACGGCGGCTACGCCGTCCGGGCCGAAACCGCGGACGACGGCACGGGGGAACCGCTGGAGGGCCTGCACAGCCGGTACTTCGACGCTCAGCGGGTCAGGCTCACCCAGCGGCGGCTCA
This window of the Saccharopolyspora gloriosae genome carries:
- a CDS encoding N5-glutamine methyltransferase family protein; its protein translation is MTTPLPTLEWTERGEPRSAIWRSENGAAPPRRVLVGDDRVRADDAHSQAAEGTALLWRGDFHNARNLLTAMARRVDRKPLPAMDTVAQTFHRHRQRQAQRARLLGMVLIPVEAGCELSLRRAPEIREACLAAGCPADEPFVLSLRELLGIIGAHEWRRNGIEIPALGARIHPHYGVFAPQRADYVELLAAEPLPETATAFDVGTGTGVLASILARRGVPRVVATDLDDRALACASENVHALGLADRVEVAAADLYPEGRAGLVVCNPPWVPAKPSAALQRAVYDPGSRMLRGFLDGLAAHLEPGGQGWLVLSDLAELLELRSQDELMSAIDAAGLAVAGRSDAPPRHPRAADPTDPLHEARSAETVSLWRLVARD
- a CDS encoding beta-ketoacyl-[acyl-carrier-protein] synthase family protein, translated to MSGAERRVVLTGMGVRAPGGHATAGFWELLTTDRTATRTITAFDPAPFRSRVAAEVDFDAGAEGFTARDAAEWDRVTSFAVACARDAVRDSGLDLARPDPAEVAVSIGSAVGSTIGLDRDHQRVSSFGSTWLVDHALASPRLRDYQVPSAIAREVAWDVGAEGPVALISTGCTSGLDAVGHGAELIRDGRAEVVIAGAADAPISPITVACFDAIKATSANNADPAHAARPFDLRRDGFVLGEGAAAFVLEERAAALRRGARVHAEIAGFAGRCNAFHMTGLRPDGRELSWAITAALRESGLDHVDYVNAHGSGTKQNDRHETAAIKRSLGAAAHRVPISSIKSKVGHSLGAIGSIEIAACALALRHGVIPPTANLAEPDPECDLDYVPGDPREAELHAVLSVGSGFGGFQSAVVLTRGDR